The following coding sequences lie in one Rothia sp. SD9660Na genomic window:
- the glf gene encoding UDP-galactopyranose mutase: protein MNADLVVVGSGLFGLTIAEQAATQLGLKVALLDRRHHIGGNAYSENEEKTGIEVHRYGAHLFHTSNERVWEYVNRFTGFTNYTHRVYTNHNGIVYPMPINLGTINQFFNAAYSPAEAKALIQEQAGELAGTDPKNLNDKGISLIGRPLYEAFIKHYTAKQWQTDPADLPASIISRLPVRYNYDNRYFNDKYEGLPVDGYTAWLERMAANPNIEVHLNTDFFEEGHEYSRSKVLGQVPVVYTGPVDRYFDYAEGDLSWRTIDLEEEVLDIEDFQGCSVMNYPDATHPFTRIHEFRHFHPERDYTKDATVIHREYSRFAEKGDEPYYPINTGADREMLLKYRELAGGEQNVLFGGRLGTYKYLDMHMAIGAALSMFDNKLRPHFEKGEKLVSGGIEA from the coding sequence GTGAACGCTGATCTCGTAGTCGTAGGCTCTGGCCTCTTCGGCCTCACCATTGCAGAGCAAGCTGCTACCCAGCTTGGCCTCAAGGTAGCCCTGCTCGACCGCCGTCATCACATCGGCGGTAACGCATACAGTGAAAACGAAGAGAAGACAGGAATCGAAGTTCACCGCTACGGCGCCCACCTCTTCCATACCTCTAACGAACGCGTCTGGGAATACGTCAACCGTTTCACCGGCTTTACCAACTACACCCACCGCGTTTACACCAACCACAACGGTATCGTGTACCCCATGCCCATCAACCTGGGCACTATCAACCAGTTCTTCAACGCTGCCTACTCACCGGCAGAAGCCAAGGCCCTCATCCAGGAGCAGGCCGGTGAACTGGCAGGAACCGACCCCAAGAACCTGAACGACAAGGGTATCTCCCTCATCGGGCGTCCGCTCTACGAAGCCTTCATCAAGCACTACACCGCAAAGCAGTGGCAGACCGACCCCGCTGACCTGCCCGCGTCCATCATTTCCCGCCTACCCGTGCGCTACAACTACGACAACCGCTACTTCAACGACAAGTACGAAGGCCTGCCCGTTGACGGCTACACCGCCTGGCTTGAGCGCATGGCAGCCAACCCTAACATCGAGGTACACCTCAACACCGACTTCTTCGAAGAAGGCCACGAATACTCCCGCTCCAAGGTCCTGGGGCAGGTGCCCGTCGTCTACACCGGCCCCGTAGACCGCTACTTCGACTACGCCGAAGGTGACCTCTCATGGCGCACCATCGACCTCGAAGAAGAAGTCCTTGACATCGAAGACTTCCAGGGTTGCTCCGTCATGAACTACCCCGACGCAACCCACCCCTTCACCCGCATCCACGAGTTCCGTCACTTCCACCCCGAGCGTGACTACACCAAGGACGCTACCGTTATTCACCGCGAATACTCACGCTTCGCAGAAAAGGGCGACGAACCCTACTACCCCATCAACACCGGCGCTGACCGCGAAATGCTCCTCAAGTACCGCGAACTCGCTGGCGGAGAGCAGAACGTGCTCTTCGGCGGACGCCTGGGCACCTACAAGTACCTTGACATGCACATGGCTATCGGTGCTGCACTCTCCATGTTCGACAACAAGCTCCGCCCCCACTTCGAAAAGGGCGAAAAGCTGGTATCTGGCGGAATCGAGGCCTAA
- a CDS encoding FtsK/SpoIIIE domain-containing protein codes for MKLLVRVQQPPAGSYRTVEFDYSPGTTGVDIHRELSNVWGSDNFSWGIQGQDIRELIPGQPPWTSGAQLAVLPLAPHATVLPFPDGRALFTLRVVHGPDSHSQFPLSRGSWEIGRQASLLTIDDPALAPIEGFLEVTASGVYFSNEGSHRKLEVGEKFILGRSVLVLDQYEYRAPLFRDPVVQDIDVPAPKSKLLLVATMVLPLIVGLLIAWLTQLWLVLLMACGSSLLMGLHAFSQGRERSSVRRQITQLAREEEDAIARYRGADQIHADTGLVIGRGTRPVRVRGKQRELERLPEVQGAPYVISVEELAPLVSGLPLSTQRLALCQLFAQNQPVYLLVQEQEATWFLRLIDPLLAAANACTVSLADLSSLETGFLVCSYLPPSLPPQLLPFPLANKEHYKEPAELFSQSTSWCDIVLDGISEERYCALLASWGRVTTSSLLQRFSVTATNTSQLPAYALPELPEGNQPGNLWAEEIFLHAGLACESNDDLALGLMHHGPHFLCAGTTGSGKSQLLRSLLWSAALSYPPQRLSFVLIDFKGGAGLGPLASLPHCVSLISDLDASQLMRTMKFLRADLTHRKQVWKQLGVSSYDDYIGLCRNTRTAPDFPELIICIDEFRMLVDDYPDIMSEMMKIATIGRSLGYHLVLATQRPQGAISPDIRANISTVMCLRVSSAQESFNVLGSEEASRISSRFPGRGLLRSADNEMVEFQAPLITGLYRQEPQGRCRARFVLDLPGSQEPTSCQALSDAELDATNTAIYQAYRAAHQLPTYQPIPASLSAPYHADLPESAGPFALLLGQYEIAELGFQAPFIWSAEDGPILVQGGSNEWIPALRSTLLQALAQGYAVLCLTPSEQRAREIRSWGKEYAEQFDVFTYQDSNYLQHLLACCVEVPGPGQLLVIDTLETLLDTLQRYPAAEAHLQQILNLGDRPTVQVFCTSVTGVRGKYQHIFEHTFMTRAAVENDPLRTHTRDYTLPGSGQFAIEGKVIYDASEGKVQAGTLAWTELSAPLASPKTGAQQGPNHLLSGSHRYWLSWRPLPLCSPVSALPSAAKPHAGALACGVLRDGSVAFTPPLRGGFISVSGPRGSGKTSLLKTLVQANPEHFFIVISSDTGTAAEDISQALARGENLGLRPILLIDDLDKLSHDIQQTILAQKEKFGSVVVTYTPWPRWSSSPILAALSGTSTGIVLTPHSSADMSFYPGVLLPLDLKTYGQLPAGRGVMIDHATVTAFQAALPDEQATGIREPDVQE; via the coding sequence ATGAAGCTTTTAGTGCGCGTCCAGCAGCCACCGGCGGGATCTTACCGAACAGTGGAGTTTGATTATTCGCCCGGCACAACTGGAGTAGATATCCACCGAGAACTCTCTAATGTGTGGGGTAGCGATAATTTCAGCTGGGGTATTCAGGGGCAAGATATCAGGGAGCTTATTCCCGGCCAGCCTCCCTGGACTAGTGGTGCACAGCTCGCAGTCTTGCCCCTTGCACCTCATGCAACCGTTCTTCCTTTCCCAGATGGAAGGGCCCTGTTTACCTTACGTGTGGTGCACGGGCCAGATTCTCATTCTCAGTTTCCTCTATCTCGAGGTAGCTGGGAAATTGGTAGGCAGGCCTCCCTGCTCACAATTGACGACCCAGCGCTTGCACCGATTGAGGGCTTCCTAGAGGTGACGGCTAGCGGCGTGTATTTCTCGAATGAGGGCTCCCACCGCAAACTTGAGGTAGGGGAAAAATTTATTCTGGGCAGGAGCGTCCTTGTGCTTGACCAGTATGAGTACCGCGCTCCCCTCTTTCGTGACCCGGTAGTTCAAGACATTGATGTTCCCGCTCCTAAGTCCAAGTTGCTACTGGTAGCAACGATGGTTCTACCTCTCATTGTGGGCCTTCTGATTGCCTGGTTGACCCAGCTGTGGCTTGTTCTTCTCATGGCCTGTGGGTCCTCACTCTTAATGGGACTTCATGCTTTTTCTCAGGGGCGCGAAAGATCCTCTGTGCGCCGTCAGATAACACAGCTTGCTCGGGAGGAAGAGGACGCTATAGCCCGCTACCGCGGGGCTGACCAGATCCATGCTGATACAGGCCTTGTGATAGGACGCGGCACCCGGCCTGTGCGGGTTAGGGGCAAGCAGCGTGAGTTAGAGCGCCTCCCTGAAGTCCAAGGAGCCCCTTATGTCATAAGCGTAGAAGAACTCGCGCCCCTAGTCTCTGGGCTTCCTCTTTCGACCCAGCGTTTAGCCCTCTGCCAGCTCTTCGCTCAGAATCAGCCGGTCTACCTTCTTGTTCAGGAGCAGGAGGCTACTTGGTTTTTGCGTCTCATTGACCCGCTTCTTGCAGCAGCAAATGCGTGCACGGTGTCTCTTGCAGATCTCAGTAGTTTAGAAACAGGTTTTTTGGTGTGCTCCTATCTGCCGCCGTCCTTACCTCCGCAGCTTCTCCCCTTTCCCTTAGCCAACAAAGAGCATTATAAAGAGCCTGCAGAGCTCTTTTCTCAGTCAACTAGCTGGTGCGACATCGTTTTAGACGGAATCAGCGAAGAGCGTTACTGTGCTCTCCTGGCGAGTTGGGGAAGAGTCACTACATCCTCTCTTCTCCAGAGATTTAGCGTTACAGCAACGAATACTTCTCAACTACCTGCTTATGCTCTCCCTGAGCTGCCGGAGGGTAACCAGCCGGGGAATCTATGGGCAGAAGAGATCTTCCTGCATGCGGGGCTAGCCTGTGAAAGTAACGATGACCTAGCACTCGGCCTAATGCATCATGGCCCGCATTTTCTCTGTGCAGGGACTACAGGTTCAGGCAAGTCCCAGCTTCTTCGTTCCCTGCTATGGTCTGCTGCCCTCAGCTACCCGCCTCAACGTCTTTCCTTCGTCCTCATAGATTTCAAAGGTGGTGCAGGTTTAGGCCCTCTAGCGTCTCTACCCCATTGTGTTTCGCTCATCTCTGACCTTGACGCGTCTCAGTTAATGCGCACTATGAAGTTTTTGCGGGCAGATCTTACCCACCGCAAGCAGGTCTGGAAGCAGCTCGGCGTCAGTTCCTATGACGATTACATCGGCCTCTGCAGAAACACCCGCACAGCGCCCGATTTTCCGGAGCTGATTATCTGCATCGATGAGTTTCGCATGCTTGTCGATGATTACCCAGACATCATGAGCGAAATGATGAAGATAGCTACGATTGGCAGATCGCTGGGTTACCACCTCGTCCTAGCTACCCAGCGCCCGCAGGGAGCAATTTCTCCCGATATCAGGGCAAATATCTCAACGGTGATGTGCCTTAGAGTAAGTTCTGCCCAAGAATCTTTCAACGTTCTAGGCTCGGAAGAAGCTTCTCGTATCTCTTCCCGTTTCCCGGGGCGGGGCCTTCTACGGAGTGCAGATAATGAGATGGTTGAATTTCAAGCTCCTTTAATCACGGGGCTGTACAGGCAAGAGCCCCAAGGGCGATGCCGGGCACGTTTTGTGCTCGATCTGCCTGGCTCTCAGGAGCCCACCAGTTGTCAGGCTCTGAGCGATGCAGAACTCGATGCCACCAATACGGCTATCTACCAGGCCTACCGGGCTGCACATCAGCTACCGACCTACCAGCCGATTCCGGCATCACTCTCAGCTCCTTACCATGCGGATTTGCCGGAGTCTGCTGGCCCCTTTGCCTTATTGCTCGGTCAGTACGAGATAGCAGAACTAGGGTTTCAAGCCCCCTTTATCTGGTCGGCGGAGGATGGCCCGATTTTAGTACAGGGAGGCAGCAATGAGTGGATACCTGCGCTTCGGTCAACCCTCCTTCAAGCTCTCGCTCAAGGGTACGCCGTATTATGTCTTACGCCATCAGAACAGCGCGCACGAGAGATACGCAGCTGGGGCAAGGAATACGCAGAACAGTTTGACGTCTTTACCTACCAGGATTCCAACTATCTTCAGCACCTTCTAGCCTGCTGCGTAGAAGTCCCGGGACCGGGCCAACTCCTCGTCATAGATACGCTAGAAACACTGCTAGATACGCTCCAACGGTACCCGGCTGCAGAAGCTCATCTGCAGCAGATTCTCAACTTGGGTGATCGTCCAACAGTTCAGGTTTTCTGCACTTCAGTAACAGGTGTACGAGGTAAGTACCAGCACATCTTTGAGCACACCTTTATGACTCGAGCAGCTGTTGAGAATGACCCTCTCCGTACCCACACTAGGGATTACACCCTGCCGGGCAGCGGGCAGTTTGCGATAGAAGGAAAGGTTATCTATGACGCATCAGAAGGAAAAGTACAGGCAGGCACACTTGCTTGGACAGAGCTCAGCGCTCCGCTAGCTAGCCCAAAGACCGGTGCTCAGCAAGGCCCTAACCACCTGTTAAGCGGCTCCCACCGATACTGGCTTTCCTGGCGTCCGCTCCCCTTGTGTTCCCCGGTCAGTGCCCTCCCGTCAGCAGCCAAGCCCCACGCCGGCGCGCTCGCCTGCGGAGTGCTCAGGGACGGCTCGGTAGCCTTTACCCCGCCTTTGCGAGGTGGATTTATCAGCGTCAGCGGCCCGAGGGGATCCGGAAAAACGAGCCTACTTAAGACCCTCGTCCAAGCTAACCCTGAGCATTTCTTCATTGTTATTTCCTCAGATACCGGCACCGCAGCAGAAGATATCAGTCAAGCTCTTGCACGGGGCGAGAACCTGGGACTCCGCCCCATTCTGCTCATCGACGACCTTGATAAACTCAGCCACGATATACAGCAGACGATACTGGCCCAAAAAGAAAAGTTTGGGTCTGTTGTCGTGACCTACACACCCTGGCCACGGTGGAGTAGCTCACCGATTCTTGCTGCCCTCAGCGGTACCTCTACGGGTATCGTCCTTACCCCGCATAGCTCCGCAGATATGTCCTTCTACCCGGGCGTGCTTCTCCCCCTTGACCTTAAAACTTACGGTCAGCTCCCGGCAGGGCGAGGAGTCATGATTGATCATGCAACTGTTACGGCTTTTCAGGCAGCCTTACCCGATGAACAGGCTACCGGGATAAGGGAGCCAGATGTTCAAGAGTAG
- a CDS encoding WhiB family transcriptional regulator, whose protein sequence is MDWRSRAACLEKDPELFFPVGNTGPALLQIEEAKNVCRSCTVMDTCLQWAIETGQDSGVWGGMSEDERRAMKRRAARARRAS, encoded by the coding sequence ATGGATTGGCGTAGCCGTGCTGCTTGTCTTGAGAAAGACCCTGAACTCTTTTTCCCCGTAGGAAACACCGGGCCCGCCCTTCTTCAGATTGAAGAAGCTAAGAATGTCTGCCGCAGCTGCACTGTGATGGATACCTGCCTGCAGTGGGCTATCGAAACAGGCCAGGATTCTGGTGTGTGGGGCGGTATGAGTGAAGATGAGCGTCGCGCTATGAAGCGACGTGCTGCCCGAGCCCGCAGGGCCTCATAG
- a CDS encoding PAS domain-containing sensor histidine kinase: MSLTEILMRTGAYGPGDIEWLHLLTNEWQIIADTGYCDLMLWAPQTDTIEGYFSLSQPLPASAGFINLAQIRPSTTHTVFHTDWVGKELDPALCERAVASWNSQTPKTLNDEHNLTDIVLDTEFIPLIRNDRPVALLSVHRESLGTRKRQKAERVYRDVSHHLLQMVSRGAWPEFSAPVGTAHGNPRVSDGLVMLDTDGRVTYASPNALSIYKRLNYAGDMLGASLLDITRALLPAGEKADETLPLVLTGRMPWRAEIKANRKNVTFRAIPLRHFSRLGEERYGALLLCRDVTELRRREQEMMSKDATIREIHHRVKNNLQTVSALLRLQSRRMTTPEAKEGLEQAMRRVSTIALVHDALSQGLTQDVDFDDLISRQFRLAAELASPGQHVTTRIEGSFGKLPSQIATPLALIINEVVANAVEHGLAGETGTVTLGCQHRYSEGQEHSIMVTVQDSGPGISAEKIRELEGTGGGTGLGTQIVKTLVASELNGTIHWSLAPEGGTLVTIEAAIV; encoded by the coding sequence TTGTCACTCACTGAAATCCTCATGCGCACCGGCGCTTACGGTCCGGGCGATATCGAGTGGCTCCACCTGCTCACTAACGAGTGGCAAATTATTGCAGATACCGGCTACTGCGACCTCATGCTCTGGGCGCCCCAAACCGACACCATCGAGGGCTACTTCTCCCTTTCCCAGCCGCTGCCGGCGTCCGCTGGGTTCATCAACCTCGCCCAGATTCGCCCCTCCACCACCCACACGGTTTTTCACACCGACTGGGTCGGCAAAGAGCTCGACCCGGCCCTCTGTGAGCGGGCGGTTGCGAGCTGGAACAGTCAAACCCCCAAGACCCTCAATGACGAGCACAACCTCACCGATATTGTCCTTGACACCGAGTTCATTCCGCTGATACGCAATGACAGGCCCGTAGCCCTCTTATCGGTCCACCGCGAGAGCCTGGGTACCCGAAAGCGTCAGAAAGCGGAACGGGTCTACCGCGACGTCTCCCACCATCTTCTACAGATGGTCTCGCGCGGTGCCTGGCCCGAGTTCTCCGCACCCGTTGGGACGGCCCACGGCAACCCCCGTGTGAGCGACGGCTTAGTTATGCTTGATACGGACGGACGGGTTACCTACGCTTCACCTAATGCTCTGTCTATCTACAAGCGTCTCAACTACGCAGGTGACATGCTCGGTGCGAGCCTGCTCGATATCACCCGGGCCCTGCTACCTGCCGGTGAGAAAGCGGACGAAACCCTACCCCTGGTTCTTACCGGGCGCATGCCCTGGCGCGCAGAAATCAAAGCCAACCGCAAAAACGTCACCTTCCGTGCCATCCCCCTGCGCCATTTTTCACGTTTGGGCGAAGAACGCTACGGGGCTCTGCTGCTCTGCCGCGACGTTACCGAGCTGCGTCGCCGAGAACAGGAGATGATGTCGAAAGACGCTACTATCCGCGAAATCCACCACCGGGTCAAAAATAACCTTCAAACCGTTTCAGCCCTGCTTCGCCTGCAATCGAGACGCATGACCACCCCCGAAGCGAAGGAAGGCCTGGAACAGGCGATGCGCCGTGTCTCCACTATCGCGCTGGTACACGATGCCCTCTCCCAGGGGCTAACTCAGGATGTAGACTTCGATGACCTCATTAGCCGACAGTTTAGGCTCGCTGCCGAGCTTGCCTCACCAGGGCAGCACGTTACCACTCGGATCGAGGGGTCCTTCGGAAAACTACCCAGCCAAATTGCCACCCCCCTTGCCCTCATTATTAATGAGGTTGTGGCTAACGCGGTAGAACACGGTTTAGCTGGAGAAACCGGTACCGTGACCCTCGGTTGCCAGCATCGCTACTCAGAAGGGCAAGAGCACAGCATTATGGTGACGGTTCAAGATAGTGGCCCCGGAATTAGCGCCGAAAAAATTAGAGAGCTAGAGGGAACTGGCGGCGGAACCGGTCTAGGGACTCAAATTGTTAAAACCCTGGTAGCCAGCGAGCTCAACGGTACTATTCACTGGAGTCTTGCTCCTGAAGGCGGAACACTGGTGACAATTGAAGCTGCCATCGTGTAG
- a CDS encoding AAA family ATPase: MQVPIVVVGDEGGRFVSAIESQRGQVSVVRHVHDIGEMLGLAQSGLARAVLIVTGGEELTLSMVKSLHHLEVAVCLVNDQGTQPPIEGIYPIDSLADTAEIVSEIEKAVDTLLNSEQTGEQANQAQNEEPALSARAQSHPTRGDEKQDAPAPSPAEGKVVAVWGPYGSPGRTTLAINLAAAYAETGYSVCLVDADTYGASVGAALGLTDDYSSLAQLCHHADRGGITQQQLKELTHTVSHRSHYFDIITGINRPDRWVEVRSSALDLVIDTLVSTYDLVVIDTSFCLEEDPALSFDGLTPQRNDATLTSLARADHLIALGLADLVGVPRLIKAYDALSQVLGPAFDQRISIVFNRVRTEALGPSAQAALEHSWERFGPSLPIAAQLPEDSATADKARLAGTTILEAAPQTELARQLQALADTSRNALGIGKPTPSLAPPPGQSMVEKKKPWVRFTRRSRS, translated from the coding sequence ATGCAGGTTCCTATCGTTGTTGTTGGTGATGAGGGCGGACGTTTCGTTTCAGCCATTGAATCTCAGCGTGGCCAGGTGAGCGTGGTCAGGCACGTGCACGATATCGGTGAAATGCTGGGACTTGCCCAAAGCGGCCTTGCCCGCGCTGTGCTGATCGTGACCGGGGGAGAAGAGCTCACTCTTTCCATGGTCAAGTCCCTGCACCACCTTGAGGTGGCAGTGTGTCTTGTCAATGACCAGGGAACCCAGCCTCCTATAGAAGGCATCTACCCGATTGACTCTCTAGCCGACACCGCCGAGATCGTTAGCGAGATCGAAAAGGCCGTCGATACCCTGCTAAATTCAGAGCAGACCGGTGAGCAGGCCAACCAGGCTCAGAACGAGGAGCCTGCCCTCTCTGCCCGGGCTCAAAGTCACCCCACAAGGGGTGACGAAAAGCAGGACGCTCCTGCCCCCTCACCTGCGGAAGGGAAGGTGGTGGCGGTGTGGGGCCCCTACGGTTCACCGGGACGCACCACCCTGGCCATCAACCTGGCAGCAGCCTACGCAGAAACAGGCTACTCGGTTTGCTTGGTTGACGCAGATACCTACGGGGCGTCCGTGGGAGCTGCTCTAGGCCTTACCGATGACTACTCAAGTCTCGCCCAACTCTGTCACCACGCAGACCGTGGAGGCATAACCCAGCAACAGCTCAAAGAACTTACCCACACCGTCTCGCACCGCTCCCACTACTTCGACATCATCACCGGCATCAACCGACCAGATCGCTGGGTAGAGGTACGCTCAAGCGCTCTCGACCTTGTAATCGATACACTGGTTTCAACATACGACCTGGTGGTTATCGATACCTCTTTCTGCCTTGAAGAAGACCCAGCCCTGAGCTTTGACGGTTTGACTCCCCAACGAAACGACGCAACCCTGACCAGCCTGGCGCGAGCTGACCACCTGATAGCCCTTGGCCTAGCAGACCTTGTGGGTGTACCGCGTCTTATCAAAGCCTACGACGCCCTTAGCCAGGTGCTTGGGCCAGCCTTTGACCAAAGAATCAGCATTGTCTTCAACCGCGTCCGCACCGAGGCCCTAGGTCCATCTGCCCAGGCCGCCCTCGAACACTCCTGGGAGCGATTCGGGCCCAGCCTGCCCATAGCAGCCCAGCTACCAGAAGACAGCGCAACCGCTGATAAAGCCCGCCTAGCAGGAACAACAATTCTTGAAGCAGCCCCACAGACAGAACTGGCCCGCCAGCTACAGGCGCTCGCCGACACCAGCCGAAATGCCCTAGGGATTGGAAAACCTACCCCATCACTAGCGCCCCCTCCGGGCCAGAGCATGGTAGAAAAGAAGAAGCCCTGGGTGCGCTTTACCCGCCGCTCCCGCTCCTAA
- a CDS encoding SAF domain-containing protein produces MTAQENLAPRFKKPGFRDPKLLAGVLIILLSVLGVVGLIRATNQTQPYYVASKDIGIGEKITTDNVTTAQVKLGESAGLYLSAEQVIADGSVATRPLAAGELLSPRSLSTEVSDGRRLVTLLLDQYAVAEYVPGNRVDIWVAYKTEGANSYGDPVVIAESAEVHSVTAQESVIGGTGRSAVELWVNQDVLPTVLGATSKGAVISLVPSAYTPGGN; encoded by the coding sequence ATGACGGCTCAAGAAAATCTTGCTCCCCGTTTCAAAAAGCCGGGGTTCCGCGACCCTAAGCTGCTGGCGGGCGTCCTAATTATTCTTCTCTCGGTTCTGGGCGTTGTCGGCCTTATCCGAGCTACTAATCAGACTCAGCCCTACTATGTTGCCAGTAAAGATATCGGTATTGGCGAAAAAATTACCACCGATAACGTGACAACTGCCCAGGTCAAGCTAGGTGAATCAGCAGGTCTCTACCTTTCGGCGGAGCAAGTAATTGCTGACGGATCGGTAGCTACCCGTCCGCTAGCTGCGGGGGAGCTTCTCTCACCCCGGTCGCTGTCCACCGAGGTAAGCGATGGACGCAGGCTCGTTACCTTGCTGCTTGATCAGTACGCGGTAGCCGAGTATGTTCCTGGCAATCGGGTAGATATTTGGGTTGCCTACAAAACAGAGGGGGCCAACTCGTACGGTGATCCCGTGGTCATCGCAGAGTCAGCCGAGGTGCATTCTGTAACGGCCCAAGAATCTGTGATTGGAGGAACCGGACGTTCGGCTGTTGAACTGTGGGTAAACCAGGACGTCCTGCCCACAGTTCTCGGTGCCACCAGCAAGGGAGCTGTCATCAGCCTGGTTCCGTCGGCCTACACACCGGGAGGAAACTAA
- a CDS encoding helix-turn-helix domain-containing protein, whose translation MVEQRFLTLTDVGEILNISPSQTRALVRSGELKAIQIGGRNQWRVEKSMLEAYISERYAMTEEAIRAEQAERADVS comes from the coding sequence ATGGTTGAACAGCGCTTTCTCACACTGACCGACGTCGGTGAAATTCTCAATATATCCCCCAGCCAAACTCGCGCCCTGGTGCGCTCAGGGGAACTGAAGGCCATCCAGATTGGCGGCAGAAACCAGTGGCGGGTTGAAAAGAGCATGCTCGAAGCATATATCAGCGAGCGCTATGCGATGACCGAAGAAGCCATTCGGGCCGAGCAGGCCGAACGAGCCGATGTCTCCTAA
- a CDS encoding Rv3235 family protein produces the protein MKTAFPERDDRKYIIVEATEYAEKYAPYFEKGQPAEPAVSLSFIDQEEQALEQLGVRIGTAAIEVFMGRRPQHHLAPWMTAGCYRTLEKQLEQAKAAIRYRQRHYPQAFYPSKPPAVIRPRRIIVQKVAETAYEMSLLVTDDVRTRAVALRAERKRGNWKIAALAIA, from the coding sequence GTGAAAACCGCCTTCCCAGAACGCGATGACCGCAAATACATCATCGTCGAAGCTACCGAATACGCCGAAAAATATGCACCCTACTTTGAAAAGGGTCAGCCAGCAGAACCCGCCGTCAGCCTCTCCTTTATCGATCAAGAAGAGCAGGCCCTTGAGCAACTGGGGGTTCGCATTGGCACCGCTGCCATCGAAGTTTTCATGGGGCGCAGGCCTCAACACCATCTAGCTCCCTGGATGACAGCCGGCTGCTACCGCACCCTAGAAAAGCAGCTTGAACAGGCAAAAGCCGCCATTCGCTACCGGCAGCGTCATTACCCCCAGGCCTTTTACCCCAGCAAGCCACCTGCTGTAATCCGCCCGCGACGCATCATCGTCCAGAAGGTTGCTGAGACTGCCTATGAAATGAGTTTGCTGGTGACCGACGACGTCCGCACCCGGGCCGTAGCCCTACGGGCAGAACGCAAACGGGGCAACTGGAAAATCGCCGCCCTCGCCATCGCATAA